The DNA window ATTCTAGTGCTTACCATATAACAGGTACACAGAATGGATATAGTGCTTCCCATATAACAGGTAGACATAATGGATATAGTGCTTCCCATATAACAAGTAGACAGAATGAATATAGTGCTTACAATAGGTAGACATATTGGATATAGTGCTCACCATATAACAGGTAGATAGAATGAAGTTCAGACAAAATGAAAATTACATCTGTGATACAGACATTCGTAATCTCTTCAAACGCCACCTAGTTTAGGACGTTTTGATGCTCCAGCTCCAGATGGCTCTGCTCCAGCTCCAGATGGCCCTGTTCCTGCTCCAGATGGCTCTGCTCCAGCTCCAGATGGCTCTGCTCCTGCTCCAGATGGCCCTGCTCCAGCTCCAGATGGCCCTGTTCCAGCTCCTGTTCCAAATGGACGAGCAACAGAATAACCAAGTTAAACAAAAAACTATAAAAGAATcataaaaaagacaaaaaacatGAAGTCCTAACTAATTACCTTGCTCTTCAACTTTGACTATTAGCATATGTCTCGGACCATGTTTTTTCCATTGAAACCACACATCAATCATGGTTGATTTCTTAAAAAACGTGCCAACGGAGGGCCAATATATATGCATTGCGGTTTTGGTTTTACTATACAGCAATCCTGGCGCACCACCAATCATGCTTTCTAGTTTACTACTGTGCAGTGTAACAGGTAGGGTCATGCCTAGAAACAGAGGAGAATGCGCATATGAGGAAGGAGGGCTTCCTTTCTCGAAGTACTGTATTTTATCATGTGGAACAGTAAGCGGCTGTTGTGAATTTTCTGAATTGACCAGCTTGCTGAACCATAGAACAGGCTCGTCGACGGCCTTAAACAGATTCTCATCAACTACTTGCCAATGTACTGGATGCATGAAAAACGGGCCAGCTGGCTGTGGATTTGATGCTGGATTTTGANAATAAACATCAATAGACAGCAGTTATCTCTTGAATGAATTTCATGCCACTGGCTAAACATCTACCTATCAGTTTACATATCATTTAGAGGAAAACAATCAGcagaaaattaattcaaatcaGATAATCTTCATACGTGCAACGGCATTAGAATAAATTATTCCATATTTATCACTAGACAGGGGTTCTTTATTTCCAGTTGTCTCTTGAACAATAGACAGAAGTTATCTCTTGAATGAATACCTATATGATTTAGAGGACTACATGTGCGATGGCATTAGACCAATACAATCTTCAGAACATAAATACAATCAGTgggaaacaaaaacaaaaaatcctAATACGATCATCTTATTATTCCATATCTATCACTAGACAAAGGAATCCACTTAGGGGGTTTCATTATCCCTAATAAACATCAATAGACAGCAGTTATCTCTTGAATGAATTTCATGCCACTGGCTAAACATCTACCTATCAGTTTACATATCATTTAAAGGACTACCAAGAAAACAATCAGCACAAGACAAAAGTGAAAATCAATCTTCCGTACAAGAAAATAACCAGCAAATGAAAATGAGTGCACCTCACCAAATTAAatcattatatttctttttgaaGTTCAAGAACACATACAAGtacaaaataataatgacaTCATCTGAATATTGCCTCTTCCTTTTCTGTAAGTGAAGTTCATTTATAATGTTGTATAACAAGGAAAAAAGTAAATGAACTGTTACGGCATTAGACAGAGATTTCAGAAcacaaatgaaaataaaactcatGAAGTCtaacatttcatttttcaagttcaactacacataacaaaataacaagaaatacatgctatcaaatcaaacaatggCTTCATTTGTGTGAAACTAGAAGCTACTGATCATCTTCTACCaaaaagatctttttttttacacaagaaatgagaaa is part of the Solanum stenotomum isolate F172 chromosome 8, ASM1918654v1, whole genome shotgun sequence genome and encodes:
- the LOC125872290 gene encoding uncharacterized protein LOC125872290, producing MKTSNPQPAGPFFMHPVHWQVVDENLFKAVDEPVLWFSKLVNSENSQQPLTVPHDKIQYFEKGSPPSSYAHSPLFLGMTLPVTLHSSKLESMIGGAPGLLYSKTKTAMHIYWPSVGTFFKKSTMIDVWFQWKKHGPRHMLIVKVEEQGTGPSGAGAEPSGAGASKRPKLGGV